In a genomic window of Vulpes vulpes isolate BD-2025 chromosome 6, VulVul3, whole genome shotgun sequence:
- the CLEC14A gene encoding C-type lectin domain family 14 member A, giving the protein MRPALALCLLWQALWPRPGGGEHPTADRAGCSASGACYSLHHATIKRLAAEEACSLRGGALSTVRGGAELQAVLALLRAGPGPGGGSKDLLFWVALERGRSHCTLEDEPLRGFSWLSPDVSGSESDTLQWVEEPQRSCTSRSCAGLQATRGVEPAGWKEMRCHSRANGYLCKYQFEGLCPAPRPGAASNLSYRAPFQLHSAALDFSPPGTQVSALCPGQLSIRATCLADGVGARWDGIPPGAVLCPCPGRYLRAGKCAELPDCLDDSGGFACECAAGFVLGKDRRSCVTNGEGQAAPEGTKVPARPATAASPVPKKTWSPTVHEKPGEVPHVPGQGSSATSLPGTPRWGAQSTMSTLRMSLQANSKATITSPGSVIPKFNSTSSSAIPQAFDSSSTVVFILVSIAVVVLVILTMTVLGLFKLCFHKSPSSQPRKGPLAQPGMESDPEAAALRSSSAQCTDNGVKVGDCGLRDRAEGASLTESSLGSGDT; this is encoded by the coding sequence ATGAGGCCGGCGCTCGCCCTGTGTCTCCTCTGGCAGGCGCTGTGGCCTCGGCCCGGCGGGGGCGAGCACCCCACGGCCGACCGCGCGGGCTGCTCGGCCTCGGGGGCCTGCTACAGCCTGCACCACGCTACCATCAAGCGGCTGGCGGCCGAGGAGGCCTGCAGTCTGCGCGGCGGGGCGCTCAGCACGGTGCGCGGGGGCGCCGAGCTCCAGGCGGTGCTCGCGCTCCTGCGGGCAGGCCCGGGGCCCGGAGGGGGCTCCAAGGACCTTCTGTTCTGGGTGGCGCTGGAACGCGGGCGATCCCACTGCACCCTGGAGGACGAGCCGCTGCGGGGCTTCTCCTGGCTGTCCCCCGACGTCAGCGGGTCCGAAAGCGACACGCTGCAGTGGGTGGAGGAGCCCCAACGCTCCTGCACCTCTCGGAGTTGCGCGGGACTCCAGGCCACCCGGGGGGTCGAGCCCGCAGGCTGGAAGGAGATGCGATGCCACTCGCGCGCCAACGGCTACCTGTGCAAATACCAGTTCGAGGGCTTGTGCCCGGcgccgcgccccggggccgccTCTAACTTGAGCTACCGCGCGCCCTTCCAGCTGCACAGCGCGGCGCTGGACTTCAGTCCCCCAGGGACCCAGGTGAGTGCGCTCTGCCCCGGGCAGCTCTCCATCAGAGCCACCTGCCTCGCCGACGGGGTCGGCGCGCGCTGGGACGGGATACCCCCCGGGGCTGTGCTCTGTCCCTGCCCCGGGAGGTACCTCCGTGCTGGCAAGTGCGCGGAGCTCCCTGACTGCCTAGACGACTCTGGAGGCTTTGCCTGCGAGTGCGCGGCGGGCTTCGTGCTGGGCAAAGACCGACGCTCTTGTGTAACCAATGGGGAAGGACAGGCGGCCCCTGAGGGGACCAAGGTGCCCGCCAGGCCTGCCACTGCGGCCAGCCCCGTCCCGAAGAAAACGTGGTCACCCACGGTACACGAGAAGCCAGGAGAGGTACCCCATGTCCCAGGACAAGGCAGTTCTGCAACATCTCTTCCCGGGACTCCTCGGTGGGGAGCACAGAGCACGATGTCTACCCTTCGGATGTCCCTTCAAGCCAATTCAAAGGCCACCATCACCTCTCCGGGAAGCGTGATTCCCAAGTTTAATTCCACGtcttcctctgccattccccAAGCTTTCGACTCCTCCTCCACAGTGGTCTTCATACTTGTGAGCATAGCGGTGGTGGTGTTGGTTATCTTGACCATGACAGTGCTGGGGCTTTTCAAACTCTGCTTCCACAAAAGCCCTTCCTCCCAGCCAAGAAAGGGGCCTTTGGCCCAGCCGGGCATGGAGAGTGATCCCGAAGCCGCTGCTCTGCGTTCCAGTTCTGCACAGTGCACAGACAATGGGGTGAAGGTGGGGGACTGTGGTCTGCGGGACAGGGCAGAGGGCGCCTCCCTGACAGAGTCGTCTCTTGGCTCTGGTGACACATAG